The Myxococcota bacterium genome has a segment encoding these proteins:
- a CDS encoding thiolase family protein yields MELRNVVLVDGARSAFARGARGKLVATRLDDAGATVLRALLDRNPKVPDAAIEDVGIGNVQGRGTEFSYLGTVQRLAGLPLEACAFHSNRQCGSSMETLHRIALGIMVGDIECGVAMGIERMGRALPSAGGESRVLAPNPRLDALTDAQRAMAPDHDDYFSVPFPQYVLDSPWLQSMVQTAQNVAEVYGLSRDELDRFSAESHAKCDAAYAKGAYADEIVPLEVEDPVFDEKGHWVEAETGPTVVFDRDECVRAGTTADKLAKLEPIRGTRSFGGRELVITPGNACPTNDGISAALLMSERRAIELGVEPLARIRAMAVGGVKPQLMGLGPVVSSKKALRKAGLEAAQIDRVEFNEAFAAQVLPSLRELGIDEARVNVNGGSIAIGHPLGATGARLVVTVAKELRRSGGRYGLATQCIGAGMGITTIVERMD; encoded by the coding sequence GTGGAGCTTCGCAACGTGGTGCTGGTGGACGGGGCGCGGTCGGCGTTCGCGCGCGGGGCGCGCGGGAAGCTCGTCGCGACGCGGCTCGACGACGCGGGCGCGACGGTGCTGCGCGCGCTGCTCGACCGCAATCCGAAGGTGCCGGACGCGGCGATCGAGGACGTCGGCATCGGCAACGTCCAGGGCCGCGGCACCGAGTTCTCCTACCTCGGCACCGTGCAGCGCCTCGCCGGGCTCCCGCTCGAGGCGTGCGCCTTCCACTCGAACCGCCAGTGCGGCTCGAGCATGGAGACGCTCCACCGCATCGCGCTCGGCATCATGGTCGGCGACATCGAGTGCGGCGTCGCGATGGGCATCGAGCGCATGGGCCGCGCGCTCCCGTCCGCGGGCGGCGAGAGCCGGGTGCTCGCGCCGAACCCGCGGCTCGACGCGCTCACCGACGCGCAGCGCGCCATGGCGCCCGACCACGACGACTACTTCTCCGTTCCCTTCCCGCAGTACGTCCTCGACTCGCCGTGGCTCCAGAGCATGGTGCAGACGGCGCAGAACGTGGCCGAGGTGTACGGGCTCTCGCGCGACGAGCTCGACCGCTTCTCGGCCGAGAGCCACGCGAAGTGCGACGCGGCCTACGCGAAGGGCGCGTACGCGGACGAGATCGTGCCGCTCGAGGTCGAGGACCCGGTGTTCGACGAGAAGGGCCACTGGGTCGAGGCGGAGACCGGCCCGACGGTCGTGTTCGACCGCGACGAGTGCGTGCGCGCGGGCACCACCGCCGACAAGCTCGCGAAGCTCGAGCCGATCCGCGGCACCAGGAGCTTCGGCGGCCGCGAGCTCGTGATCACGCCCGGCAACGCGTGCCCGACGAACGACGGCATCTCGGCGGCGCTCCTCATGTCCGAGCGCCGCGCGATCGAGCTCGGCGTCGAGCCGCTCGCGCGCATCCGCGCGATGGCGGTCGGCGGCGTGAAGCCGCAGCTCATGGGGCTCGGCCCGGTCGTCTCGTCGAAGAAGGCGCTCCGCAAGGCGGGCCTCGAGGCGGCGCAGATCGACCGCGTCGAGTTCAACGAGGCGTTCGCCGCGCAGGTGCTGCCGTCGCTGCGCGAGCTCGGCATCGACGAGGCCCGCGTGAACGTGAACGGCGGCTCGATCGCGATCGGCCATCCGCTCGGCGCGACCGGCGCGCGCCTCGTCGTCACCGTCGCCAAGGAGCTGCGGCGCAGCGGCGGGCGCTACGGCCTCGCGACGCAGTGCATCGGCGCCGGCATGGGCATCACGACGATCGTCGAGCGGATGGACTGA
- a CDS encoding sulfatase: MPASPRPSRRAPARLLCAALGVALACAACGRERAPRTLLLVTFDTLRADFVGAYGGALAPTPALDALAREGAVFERAIAAAPSTIPSHATLMTGLPARRHSAGARNGDTRLEGATTVAERLAAAGWRTGAFVSNAVLQRRSGLDRGFAHYDERLPETEGTRLLFERLAPDTVAAALAWLAAQDDADVFLWVHLQDPHGPYTPPREWLERVPPVEGGAAARALPASGRDNPRDAIPAYQVVGDERTAAQYVRRYAAEIGFADAAFGELARAVRARGEAAIVATADHGESLGEGHFWFQHGQATTPELARVPLVVVAPGIAPQRRGELVGHVDVAPTLLALAGVAPSASASAGAERRGLALVDALRSGAPLPERTLFCDGVGETSAYRLRSWVRASGFGARSAARAAAAFDAGDRGALHVDGARAPATGGEPGAGGGGRADGGAGGRWEPGVDAALVDEIAAYLRDEVDVAPASMSPETLERLRALGYLGDESAARSARDGGAADAER, encoded by the coding sequence TTCGTCGGCGCCTACGGCGGCGCGCTCGCGCCGACGCCCGCGCTCGACGCGCTCGCGCGCGAGGGCGCCGTGTTCGAGCGCGCGATCGCGGCGGCGCCGTCCACGATCCCCTCGCACGCGACCCTCATGACGGGCCTTCCCGCGCGGCGCCACAGCGCGGGCGCGCGCAACGGCGACACGCGCCTCGAAGGCGCGACGACCGTGGCCGAGCGGCTCGCCGCCGCGGGCTGGCGCACGGGCGCGTTCGTCAGCAACGCCGTGCTGCAGCGCCGCTCGGGGCTCGACCGCGGCTTCGCGCACTACGACGAGCGCCTGCCCGAGACCGAGGGCACGCGCCTCCTCTTCGAGCGGCTCGCCCCCGACACGGTCGCCGCCGCGCTCGCGTGGCTCGCCGCGCAGGACGACGCCGACGTGTTCCTGTGGGTGCACCTGCAGGATCCGCACGGGCCGTACACGCCGCCGCGCGAGTGGCTCGAGCGCGTCCCGCCCGTCGAGGGCGGCGCGGCGGCGCGCGCGCTCCCCGCGTCGGGGCGCGACAACCCGCGCGACGCGATCCCCGCCTATCAGGTCGTCGGCGACGAGCGCACCGCCGCGCAGTACGTGCGCCGCTACGCGGCCGAGATCGGCTTCGCCGACGCCGCGTTCGGCGAGCTCGCGCGCGCCGTGCGCGCGCGCGGCGAGGCGGCGATCGTCGCGACGGCCGACCACGGCGAGAGCCTCGGCGAGGGGCACTTCTGGTTCCAGCACGGACAGGCGACGACGCCCGAGCTCGCGCGCGTGCCGCTCGTCGTGGTCGCGCCCGGCATCGCGCCGCAGCGGCGCGGCGAGCTCGTCGGACACGTCGACGTCGCGCCGACGCTGCTCGCGCTCGCGGGCGTCGCGCCGTCGGCGAGCGCCTCCGCGGGCGCCGAGCGGCGCGGCCTCGCGCTCGTCGACGCGCTGCGCAGCGGCGCGCCGCTGCCCGAGCGCACGCTCTTCTGCGACGGCGTGGGCGAGACGAGCGCCTACCGGCTGCGCTCGTGGGTGCGCGCGAGCGGCTTCGGCGCGCGCAGCGCCGCGCGCGCGGCGGCCGCCTTCGACGCGGGCGATCGCGGCGCGCTCCACGTCGACGGCGCGCGCGCGCCCGCGACGGGCGGCGAGCCGGGCGCCGGCGGCGGCGGGCGCGCCGACGGCGGCGCGGGCGGACGCTGGGAGCCGGGCGTCGACGCGGCGCTCGTCGACGAGATCGCCGCCTACCTGCGCGACGAGGTCGACGTGGCGCCCGCCTCGATGAGCCCCGAGACGCTCGAGCGCCTGCGCGCCCTCGGCTACCTCGGCGACGAGAGCGCCGCGCGCTCGGCCCGCGACGGGGGCGCCGCGGACGCAGAACGTTAG